A single window of Thalassomonas viridans DNA harbors:
- a CDS encoding type II secretion system protein, translated as MKKQSGFTLIELVIVVVILGLLAVTAIPKFLDLTSQAQQANIEGMAGGFATGVSLIRAQWEAEGRPSNASNQNSVVYDGTEMFLTFEGTGIRPGYVTGLSDNGNTLAGLTASDCVDIWENILQQPPKVTDTLATLNSDDTIDYFVSKSGTGANSLCHYYLEQTLAHDGDGNASDPGNATSVGNSFTYQPANSSVIVYINTN; from the coding sequence ATGAAAAAGCAATCGGGTTTTACCCTTATTGAACTGGTAATCGTCGTAGTGATTTTAGGGTTATTGGCAGTGACGGCAATCCCTAAGTTTCTTGATCTGACCAGCCAGGCTCAGCAGGCCAATATTGAGGGCATGGCAGGAGGCTTTGCTACAGGAGTTTCCCTGATCCGCGCACAGTGGGAGGCGGAAGGGCGTCCCAGTAATGCTTCAAATCAAAACAGTGTGGTTTATGACGGCACGGAAATGTTTTTAACTTTTGAGGGTACCGGTATCAGGCCCGGTTATGTTACCGGTTTATCGGATAACGGCAATACCTTGGCGGGGCTTACTGCCAGTGATTGTGTCGATATCTGGGAGAATATTTTACAGCAGCCGCCTAAGGTTACCGACACTTTAGCGACTTTAAACAGTGACGATACTATCGATTATTTTGTCAGTAAATCCGGTACCGGGGCGAATAGTCTTTGCCATTATTATTTAGAGCAAACCCTGGCGCATGACGGCGACGGTAATGCCAGTGACCCTGGTAATGCTACTAGCGTAGGCAATAGTTTTACTTATCAACCGGCAAACAGTTCTGTGATTGTTTATATCAATACTAATTAA
- the mreC gene encoding rod shape-determining protein MreC: protein MNPIFKHGPSPQHRLVFVLLLSVLLIFLDHKAKSFDGVRGYLQSLVSPLQYIANAPKQMMTWTAENLVTRKHLMEENQQLKINELRLHEELMQLDIIKQENERLRSLLASPLRSEVRKMVAEILSVDSDPYTHQIVINKGANDGVFEGQPVLDEQGIVGQIQHVGTTSSRVILITDVTHGVPVRISRNGIRLIASGSGQIDRLTHNHVPHSADIRSGDLLVTSGLGGKYPEGYPVSRVTIVTQDESRPFAQVFSQPVAQIDRLRYLLLLWPEKPSSIFSSTSELEKNKGKKTKRDSNAAQ, encoded by the coding sequence ATGAATCCAATATTTAAACACGGTCCCTCGCCACAGCACAGATTGGTTTTTGTGTTGTTATTGTCCGTGCTGTTGATTTTCCTCGATCACAAGGCCAAAAGTTTTGACGGTGTCCGCGGTTACCTGCAGTCGCTGGTGAGCCCGCTGCAATATATTGCCAATGCTCCCAAGCAGATGATGACCTGGACCGCCGAAAACCTGGTGACCCGCAAACATTTGATGGAAGAAAACCAGCAACTGAAGATCAATGAATTGCGTTTGCATGAAGAGCTGATGCAGCTTGATATTATCAAGCAAGAAAACGAGCGCCTGCGCTCCTTGCTGGCATCGCCGCTGCGCTCCGAAGTCAGGAAGATGGTGGCGGAAATCCTTTCCGTGGACAGCGATCCCTATACCCACCAGATAGTGATCAATAAAGGCGCCAACGACGGGGTGTTCGAAGGCCAGCCCGTGCTTGACGAGCAGGGCATAGTCGGACAGATACAGCATGTCGGCACCACCAGCAGCCGGGTGATTCTAATTACCGATGTCACCCACGGGGTGCCGGTGCGCATCAGCCGTAACGGCATACGTTTGATCGCTTCCGGCAGCGGCCAGATAGACAGGCTCACCCATAACCATGTACCCCACAGCGCCGATATCCGCAGCGGCGACTTGCTGGTGACTTCAGGTTTGGGGGGCAAATACCCGGAAGGTTATCCGGTATCCCGGGTGACCATAGTAACCCAGGACGAATCGCGCCCTTTTGCCCAGGTGTTTAGCCAGCCGGTGGCGCAAATAGACAGGTTAAGGTACCTGCTGTTATTGTGGCCGGAAAAACCCAGCAGTATTTTTTCTTCTACATCTGAATTGGAGAAAAACAAAGGCAAAAAAACAAAGAGGGACAGCAATGCTGCTCAATAA
- a CDS encoding type II secretion system protein, whose translation MRRLQKQAGFTLIELVVVIVILGILAVTAAPKFVDLTGDANAATLQGAKAAVETATTGVHAKSLIAGNHTALKATNPTVTVAGATIEIGSGWQNATLDNFNDLLDIEFGANEQFSSAVNGTSFFIYITGDTAPTEAAPGNCRVQYTESVDPNVKPTIDIDITGCS comes from the coding sequence ATGAGACGTTTACAAAAGCAAGCGGGTTTTACCCTGATAGAGTTAGTGGTGGTTATTGTTATTTTAGGGATTCTGGCTGTAACCGCTGCGCCTAAATTCGTTGACCTAACCGGCGATGCCAATGCTGCTACCCTTCAGGGGGCGAAAGCAGCGGTGGAAACGGCCACTACAGGGGTACATGCCAAGTCTTTGATTGCCGGCAACCATACTGCACTGAAAGCGACCAATCCAACGGTTACAGTTGCCGGTGCCACTATAGAAATTGGCAGTGGCTGGCAAAATGCTACTTTGGATAACTTTAATGACTTGTTGGACATTGAATTTGGTGCCAATGAACAGTTTTCTAGTGCTGTTAATGGTACTTCTTTCTTTATCTATATCACCGGGGATACTGCCCCTACCGAAGCCGCACCGGGCAATTGCCGGGTACAGTATACTGAAAGTGTTGACCCAAATGTTAAACCTACAATAGATATTGATATTACCGGGTGTAGCTAA
- a CDS encoding type II secretion system F family protein translates to MAAFQYTGRDNRGAQVKGQLEAANAAAVAEQLARQQITVTAIEPAKTASASLAQLDIRELLGFSLVSLDDLIVFCRQMYALMRSGVPILRAINGLSESSNSPRLRQALSEVAAQLEGGFALSSAMNQHAKLFSPLVVSIIHVGENTGNLDEAFLKLASYFQRELETRKRIKTALRYPSFVLIALTAAMVVLNIWVIPTFADMFAKLGSDLPWATQVLIASSNFFVSYWPHMLVLAVFGFFGSRYYVRTPAGRYRWDKLKTRIPIVGSIIERSILSRFSHSFAIVLRAGVAMTSGLSLVADAVDNSYMQEKILTMRTGIESGESLLRSAVASGLFTSLVLQMIAVGEETGRVDELLAEVGDYYEREVDYELSTLTARIEPILLVLVAGMVLMLALGIFTPMWDMASAFQGK, encoded by the coding sequence ATGGCGGCATTTCAATACACTGGCAGGGATAATAGAGGCGCACAGGTTAAAGGTCAGCTGGAGGCGGCAAATGCGGCCGCGGTGGCCGAGCAGCTGGCGCGCCAGCAAATTACCGTGACGGCCATTGAACCGGCAAAAACGGCTTCTGCCAGCCTGGCGCAGTTAGATATCCGGGAGCTGCTGGGTTTTTCCCTGGTGTCTTTGGATGACCTGATTGTATTTTGCCGGCAAATGTATGCCCTGATGCGCTCCGGTGTCCCTATTTTGCGGGCCATTAACGGCTTGTCCGAGTCGAGCAATTCGCCCAGGCTGAGGCAGGCGCTGTCGGAGGTGGCGGCCCAGCTTGAAGGCGGCTTTGCCTTGTCGTCTGCCATGAACCAGCATGCCAAGCTGTTTTCCCCTTTGGTGGTTTCCATTATTCATGTCGGGGAGAATACAGGTAACCTGGATGAGGCCTTTTTGAAACTGGCCAGCTATTTCCAGCGGGAGCTGGAAACGCGGAAACGTATCAAAACCGCGCTGCGTTATCCCAGTTTTGTATTGATAGCGTTGACGGCGGCCATGGTGGTGCTGAACATCTGGGTGATCCCGACCTTTGCCGATATGTTTGCCAAGCTGGGCAGTGATTTGCCCTGGGCGACTCAGGTGCTGATCGCCAGTTCGAATTTCTTTGTCAGTTACTGGCCCCATATGCTGGTGCTGGCTGTGTTTGGCTTTTTCGGCAGCCGCTATTACGTCAGGACCCCGGCGGGGCGTTACCGGTGGGATAAGTTAAAAACCCGTATTCCTATTGTCGGCAGCATAATCGAAAGGTCGATTTTATCGCGCTTCTCCCATAGTTTTGCCATTGTCCTGCGGGCGGGGGTCGCCATGACCTCGGGTTTGAGCCTGGTGGCGGATGCGGTGGATAACAGTTATATGCAGGAAAAAATCCTGACCATGCGTACCGGCATTGAAAGCGGCGAGAGTTTATTGCGCTCTGCCGTGGCCAGTGGATTATTTACTTCCCTGGTGCTGCAAATGATAGCCGTTGGTGAAGAAACAGGCCGGGTGGACGAGCTGCTGGCAGAAGTAGGCGATTACTACGAGCGGGAAGTGGATTATGAGCTGAGTACCCTGACCGCCCGCATAGAGCCGATATTACTGGTGTTGGTTGCCGGTATGGTGCTGATGCTGGCGCTGGGGATCTTTACTCCTATGTGGGATATGGCATCCGCCTTCCAGGGAAAATAA
- a CDS encoding pilus assembly FimT family protein, with amino-acid sequence MHGRSSGFTLIESVTVIILLGILAVSVLPRFSGTRDYEIYAYRSQLISALRLTQQRAMQQTNTTLCHQIVVENSRFGVPDRTDCDETNFPADWQPDLTGAVVESKHNITFDINGNANPSIISFNGMGVPQDDCSGGCTLNITGEYEALTVLIAEQGYIRAG; translated from the coding sequence ATGCATGGCCGTAGCTCAGGCTTTACGTTAATCGAGTCGGTAACCGTCATTATCCTGTTGGGGATATTGGCGGTATCGGTTTTGCCCAGATTCTCCGGCACCCGGGATTATGAGATTTATGCCTACCGCAGCCAGCTGATCTCCGCTTTGCGCCTGACCCAGCAAAGGGCAATGCAGCAAACCAATACTACTCTATGTCACCAAATTGTTGTTGAAAACAGCCGCTTTGGCGTTCCTGACCGCACCGACTGCGATGAAACCAACTTTCCTGCCGACTGGCAGCCTGACCTGACCGGGGCCGTGGTAGAGAGCAAGCACAATATTACCTTTGATATCAACGGCAACGCCAACCCCAGCATTATCAGCTTTAACGGTATGGGGGTTCCCCAGGACGATTGCAGCGGCGGCTGTACCTTAAACATCACAGGCGAATATGAAGCGTTAACTGTGCTTATTGCCGAGCAGGGGTATATCCGTGCCGGTTAG
- a CDS encoding type IV pilus modification PilV family protein: MPVSFFSGDKSCNARKSAGFTLIEVIIGIVVLAISFSVIMRVIIPTEQQSADQIHQVKAAELAQSLLAEITGRAFDQNSDMVGGVVRCDDASVTLVTCTDEVNFGTEAGENDRSLFNDVDDYHGYNTKVNASGDSLDSSYDTFTLAVSVSYQGNELGLGNDRLAKRIMITVTTPLGTAVTFTGYKANF; the protein is encoded by the coding sequence GTGCCGGTTAGTTTTTTTTCCGGAGACAAGTCCTGTAATGCAAGGAAGAGTGCTGGTTTCACCCTGATAGAAGTGATTATCGGGATAGTAGTACTGGCAATTTCTTTTTCCGTGATCATGCGGGTTATTATTCCCACCGAGCAACAAAGCGCCGATCAAATTCATCAGGTGAAAGCGGCCGAACTGGCTCAGAGTCTATTGGCTGAAATCACCGGACGGGCCTTTGATCAAAACTCCGATATGGTAGGCGGTGTGGTGCGTTGTGATGATGCCAGTGTGACTTTGGTGACCTGTACCGATGAAGTGAATTTTGGTACTGAGGCCGGAGAAAATGACCGCAGCCTGTTTAACGATGTCGATGATTATCACGGTTATAACACCAAGGTAAATGCCAGCGGAGATAGTTTAGATAGCAGCTATGATACTTTCACCCTGGCGGTGTCGGTTTCTTATCAGGGCAATGAACTTGGCTTGGGCAATGACAGGTTGGCGAAACGTATTATGATCACGGTGACCACCCCCTTGGGCACTGCCGTGACATTTACCGGTTATAAGGCGAACTTTTGA
- a CDS encoding GspE/PulE family protein, translated as MVAPKLKMRLGDLLVHEHIITNEQLMQALNSQKTTGRKLGDTLIELGHIGERQLLEFLAQQLGVPFLDISQRHLQANVSGLLPEVHARRLRALVIEEQGDSVLVGMSDPADLNALDQLEVMLSPKGLNLAVVMESQIFEAFDSIYRRTADIESFASQLEEEYDQSTEFDLTTTFDDGGDATVGKLLQSVFEDAIQMRASDIHIEPDENLLRIRQRIDGVLQENVLKENKIASAMVLRLKLMAGLDISEKRLPQDGRFHLRTKGHSIDVRMSTMPVQHGESVVMRLLDQSAGLLSFDETGMPEELIARLRNQISRPHGMVLVTGPTGSGKTTTLYAALSELNLASKKIITVEDPVEYQLPRINQVQINPKIDLDFSSVLRTALRQDPDILMVGEMRDQETVEIGLRGALTGHMVLSTLHTNDAITSAIRLIDMGAAGFLVGSSLRAIIAQRLVRRLCTKCATEYEVESQDMLWLQHLAGNRAQQVKFKRGLGCQSCHYTGYKGRIGVFELLEMNEDMMSALKRDDAESFTRLAKQHPGFKPLALSAFDYASAGITSVEEVLRLVETVEVAG; from the coding sequence ATGGTGGCACCTAAATTAAAGATGCGCCTGGGGGACTTGTTGGTCCATGAACATATCATTACCAATGAGCAGTTGATGCAGGCGCTTAACAGCCAGAAAACCACCGGGCGTAAATTAGGGGATACCCTGATAGAGCTCGGGCATATAGGTGAACGCCAGTTGCTGGAATTTCTGGCGCAGCAGCTGGGAGTGCCTTTTCTGGATATCAGCCAGCGCCATCTCCAGGCGAATGTTTCCGGGTTGTTGCCGGAAGTGCATGCCCGGCGCTTAAGGGCGCTGGTAATAGAGGAGCAGGGAGATTCTGTGCTGGTGGGCATGAGCGATCCCGCGGATCTTAATGCCCTGGACCAGCTGGAAGTCATGCTTTCGCCAAAAGGCTTAAACCTGGCGGTGGTGATGGAGTCGCAAATATTCGAGGCTTTTGACAGCATTTACCGGCGCACCGCGGATATCGAGTCTTTCGCCAGTCAGCTGGAAGAAGAATACGATCAAAGCACTGAATTTGATCTTACTACCACCTTTGACGACGGCGGCGATGCCACCGTAGGCAAGCTGCTGCAATCCGTGTTTGAAGATGCCATTCAAATGCGCGCCTCGGATATTCATATTGAACCGGACGAAAACCTGTTGCGTATCCGCCAGCGTATCGACGGGGTGCTGCAGGAAAACGTATTAAAGGAAAACAAGATAGCCTCAGCTATGGTGCTGAGGCTGAAACTGATGGCGGGGCTGGATATCTCGGAAAAACGCCTGCCGCAGGATGGCCGCTTTCATTTGAGGACCAAAGGGCACAGCATAGATGTGCGTATGTCGACTATGCCGGTGCAGCACGGCGAGTCTGTGGTGATGCGTCTGTTGGATCAGTCCGCCGGTTTATTGTCCTTTGATGAAACCGGTATGCCGGAGGAGCTGATTGCCCGCCTCAGAAACCAGATCAGCCGTCCCCACGGCATGGTGTTGGTAACCGGCCCGACCGGGAGCGGTAAAACCACCACCTTATATGCGGCGTTAAGTGAATTGAACCTGGCCAGTAAAAAGATCATTACCGTTGAAGACCCGGTGGAATATCAGCTGCCGCGTATTAACCAGGTACAGATCAACCCTAAGATAGATTTGGACTTTTCCAGTGTTTTGCGTACCGCACTGCGCCAGGATCCCGATATTTTGATGGTGGGGGAGATGCGGGACCAGGAAACCGTGGAAATCGGTTTGCGGGGCGCGCTGACCGGGCATATGGTTTTGTCCACCCTGCATACCAATGACGCCATTACCAGCGCCATACGTTTGATCGATATGGGGGCGGCGGGCTTTTTGGTGGGCAGCTCGCTGCGGGCGATTATCGCCCAGCGCCTGGTGAGAAGGTTATGTACTAAGTGCGCAACCGAATATGAAGTGGAAAGCCAGGATATGTTGTGGTTGCAGCACCTGGCCGGTAACCGGGCGCAGCAGGTGAAGTTTAAACGTGGCCTGGGTTGCCAGTCTTGTCATTATACCGGTTATAAGGGGCGTATCGGGGTATTCGAGCTTTTGGAAATGAACGAAGACATGATGTCGGCGCTTAAACGGGATGATGCGGAGAGTTTTACCCGGCTGGCAAAACAGCACCCGGGTTTCAAGCCCCTGGCTTTGTCGGCATTTGATTATGCCAGTGCCGGTATCACCAGCGTTGAAGAAGTGTTGCGTTTGGTGGAAACCGTTGAGGTGGCAGGGTAA
- a CDS encoding Maf family protein, with the protein MKLVLASKSPRRSELLAQLGYQFDCIAADIDESVLTGESPGNYVERLSGEKAAAIAETFEKTQADNTLVLGSDTAVVVDDVILGKPKDINDGQRMLAMLSGRSHQVITGIAVAHAGKITSELVVTEVSFKSLSPQEIKRYWQTGEPQDKAGAYGIQGIGGQFVTGIRGSYSAVVGLPLYETAQILLACGMPTQVQTDE; encoded by the coding sequence ATGAAGCTGGTTTTAGCCTCCAAGTCCCCGAGAAGAAGCGAGTTGCTTGCCCAGCTCGGCTATCAGTTTGACTGTATTGCTGCGGATATCGACGAAAGCGTGTTAACCGGGGAATCTCCCGGGAATTATGTCGAACGCCTCTCCGGTGAAAAGGCCGCTGCCATTGCCGAAACTTTTGAAAAAACTCAGGCAGACAATACCTTAGTGCTAGGTTCAGATACTGCTGTGGTGGTGGATGATGTCATTTTGGGGAAACCAAAAGACATAAATGACGGTCAAAGAATGTTAGCTATGCTTTCCGGGCGCAGCCATCAGGTGATCACGGGTATTGCCGTGGCGCATGCCGGGAAGATCACCAGTGAATTGGTGGTGACCGAGGTCAGTTTTAAAAGTTTGTCGCCGCAGGAAATCAAACGTTACTGGCAAACGGGAGAGCCGCAGGATAAAGCCGGAGCTTACGGTATCCAGGGGATTGGCGGGCAATTCGTGACCGGGATCCGGGGTAGTTATTCTGCTGTGGTTGGGCTACCGTTATATGAAACAGCACAAATTTTGCTAGCTTGCGGTATGCCTACCCAAGTACAAACAGACGAATAA
- the mreD gene encoding rod shape-determining protein MreD has product MLLNNGIIILFSLLIALMATIMPMPLSLDAFRPDWVLVVLLYWCLALPNRVNVITAWVMGFLLDVLLGSVLGVHAAAMALSVYIIAVNFQKIRNFSVWQQALIVGVSAALYHLLVFWLQRFLTDIVFLPSYLYPVFTTIVLWPWAFLLLRKVRRHFKIK; this is encoded by the coding sequence ATGCTGCTCAATAACGGCATTATTATTTTATTCAGCCTATTGATCGCCCTGATGGCCACCATTATGCCGATGCCGCTGAGCCTGGACGCCTTCAGGCCTGACTGGGTGCTGGTGGTGCTGCTGTACTGGTGTCTGGCCCTGCCTAACCGGGTGAATGTGATCACCGCCTGGGTGATGGGTTTTTTGCTGGATGTGTTGCTCGGCTCCGTGCTCGGGGTGCATGCCGCGGCCATGGCTTTGTCGGTATATATTATTGCGGTGAACTTTCAAAAAATCCGTAACTTCTCTGTCTGGCAGCAGGCGTTGATCGTCGGGGTGTCGGCGGCCTTATATCACTTGCTGGTGTTCTGGCTGCAAAGATTCCTTACCGATATTGTTTTTCTGCCCAGTTATCTCTATCCGGTTTTTACCACTATTGTGCTCTGGCCCTGGGCCTTCTTGCTGCTGCGTAAAGTACGCCGTCACTTTAAAATCAAATAA
- a CDS encoding tetratricopeptide repeat protein → MSVINQMLNDLHQREQQTQQVSGEITASSVIAAKASSNRRNLVLAVLLTLSVCGIAFFLWQLSNENQVLKQTLASQVLAGEAANKTVITESAADKALVAEQPGTEPVIKEVVAVDKPSSDKSLAKVEKAAEEEPLAVKTPQTGEQVSKKSKLLEKPLRLSLSNSLEQTIAKSSEQPAEKAPVTTKDEPRLAISRKQLSADEMVEQKWQQAEQAINSKQLAVAEELLEDILLLQPEHAQGRKQLAALWFGRQAYQAAINVLAQGISLTPDNHEFRLMQAKIYLSQGLKEKAYQVLQVLAGSDNHDYLGALANAAQQTGRYQQASELYQQLTQAQPGLSRWWLGLGVAHDSNSRFELAITAYRYALETGNLSMSSSQFARQRLQQLGG, encoded by the coding sequence TTGAGTGTTATCAACCAGATGTTAAACGACTTGCACCAGAGGGAGCAGCAAACTCAGCAGGTGTCGGGGGAGATCACGGCTTCTTCGGTGATTGCGGCCAAGGCCTCTTCAAATCGCCGCAATCTAGTGCTGGCGGTGCTGCTGACCCTGAGTGTTTGCGGCATAGCTTTTTTTCTGTGGCAACTTTCCAATGAAAACCAGGTTTTAAAACAGACATTGGCCAGCCAGGTACTGGCCGGTGAAGCCGCTAATAAGACGGTTATTACGGAATCTGCGGCTGATAAAGCCTTAGTTGCAGAGCAGCCGGGTACAGAGCCGGTTATTAAAGAAGTTGTAGCAGTTGATAAACCATCATCTGATAAAAGCTTAGCGAAAGTCGAAAAGGCTGCAGAAGAGGAACCGTTAGCGGTTAAAACGCCTCAAACTGGCGAGCAAGTTAGTAAAAAGAGCAAGCTTTTGGAAAAACCTTTGCGCCTTTCTTTGTCTAACTCTTTAGAGCAGACTATAGCAAAGTCTTCAGAGCAGCCTGCAGAAAAGGCGCCGGTGACGACAAAAGACGAACCCAGGCTGGCCATCTCCCGTAAACAGCTCAGCGCAGATGAAATGGTCGAACAAAAATGGCAGCAGGCGGAGCAGGCTATTAACAGCAAACAGCTGGCAGTGGCGGAAGAGTTGCTTGAAGATATTTTGCTGCTGCAGCCGGAGCATGCCCAGGGACGCAAACAGCTGGCTGCTTTGTGGTTTGGCCGCCAGGCATATCAGGCGGCAATCAATGTTCTGGCCCAGGGCATCAGTTTGACGCCGGACAATCATGAATTTCGCCTGATGCAGGCAAAAATATACCTGTCCCAGGGACTCAAGGAAAAAGCCTACCAGGTGTTGCAGGTGCTGGCCGGGAGTGACAATCATGATTACCTGGGGGCGTTGGCCAATGCCGCCCAGCAGACGGGACGCTATCAGCAGGCCAGTGAACTTTATCAGCAGTTAACTCAGGCACAGCCGGGGCTGAGCCGCTGGTGGCTGGGACTCGGCGTTGCCCACGACAGCAACAGCCGCTTTGAGCTGGCCATTACCGCCTACCGTTACGCGCTGGAAACCGGTAATCTGTCTATGAGTTCCAGCCAGTTTGCCCGGCAGCGTTTACAGCAACTGGGGGGCTGA
- a CDS encoding rod shape-determining protein has product MFKKLRGMFSNDLSIDLGTANTLIYVKEQGIVLNEPSVVAIRQDRSGGSKSVAAVGIAAKQMLGRTPGNIEAIRPMKDGVIANFFVTEKMLQHFIKQVHSNNFLRPSPRVLVCVPCGSTQVERRAIRESALGAGAREVYLIDEPMAAAIGAGMPVSEATGSMVVDIGGGTTEVGIISLNGVVYSSSVRIGGDKFDEAIINYVRRNFGSLIGEATAERIKHEIGSAYPGEELIEIEVRGRNLAEGVPRSFTLNSNEILEALQEPLTGIVSAIMVALEQSPPELASDISERGMVLTGGGALLKDLDRLLMEETGIPVVVAEDPLTCVARGGGKALEMIDMHGGDLFSYE; this is encoded by the coding sequence ATGTTTAAAAAATTACGCGGCATGTTTTCCAACGATTTATCTATTGATTTGGGAACTGCAAATACACTTATATATGTAAAAGAGCAGGGGATAGTACTGAATGAACCTTCGGTGGTGGCGATTCGCCAGGACCGCTCAGGAGGCTCGAAAAGTGTTGCTGCCGTCGGTATTGCAGCAAAACAAATGCTTGGTCGTACCCCGGGAAATATTGAAGCCATCCGTCCGATGAAAGACGGCGTGATCGCCAACTTCTTTGTCACCGAAAAGATGCTGCAGCACTTTATCAAGCAAGTGCACAGCAATAATTTTTTACGTCCCAGTCCGCGTGTACTGGTTTGTGTTCCTTGTGGTTCTACCCAGGTAGAGCGCCGCGCCATCCGTGAATCGGCCTTAGGCGCCGGGGCACGTGAAGTTTACCTGATTGATGAGCCTATGGCGGCCGCTATCGGTGCCGGTATGCCGGTTTCTGAAGCCACTGGTTCTATGGTGGTGGATATTGGTGGTGGTACTACCGAAGTCGGCATTATCTCTCTTAACGGTGTAGTGTATTCTTCTTCGGTACGCATCGGCGGCGATAAGTTCGATGAAGCCATTATCAACTATGTACGCCGTAATTTCGGCAGCCTGATCGGTGAAGCCACGGCAGAGCGTATCAAGCATGAAATCGGCTCCGCCTACCCGGGTGAAGAATTAATTGAAATTGAAGTGCGTGGCCGTAACCTGGCAGAAGGTGTACCGCGCAGCTTTACCCTGAACAGCAATGAGATTTTAGAGGCGCTGCAGGAGCCGTTAACCGGTATCGTCAGCGCCATTATGGTAGCGCTGGAGCAGTCGCCGCCTGAACTGGCCTCGGATATTTCCGAGCGCGGCATGGTGCTCACCGGTGGTGGCGCCCTGCTGAAAGATCTTGACCGTTTATTGATGGAAGAAACCGGTATCCCGGTAGTGGTTGCAGAAGATCCGTTAACCTGTGTTGCCCGCGGCGGCGGTAAGGCACTGGAGATGATCGATATGCACGGCGGTGATCTTTTCTCTTACGAATAA
- a CDS encoding PilW family protein encodes MSFAAANKGFTLIELVIVIILLGIMAAGIGGFVGLSTQTFVNVSERDELLASARFAVERLNREVSNAVPNSIRIKTDSDTNQQCLEFMPVKASTSYTTIPMLGSSGLSMQVVPFRGENGQFFNCPLCFYAITVYPLDSSEIYIDVNNVPLPTSGQTVGINSFFTPAPPDDSLWNLPLKGDPPGFTFTRSSPTQRAYIFDDPVAYCVDNNRLFRYEGHGVSQNQELVPPTPAVLMAENIVDIDAADLPFSLEVPTLQRNALVNVKLTFERDDEQIVFDHAIHLKNVR; translated from the coding sequence ATGTCTTTTGCTGCGGCTAACAAAGGCTTTACCCTGATCGAGTTAGTGATCGTTATCATCTTGTTGGGGATTATGGCGGCGGGGATCGGCGGTTTTGTCGGCTTGTCGACACAAACTTTTGTTAATGTCAGTGAGCGGGACGAGCTGCTGGCCAGCGCCCGCTTTGCCGTCGAGCGCTTAAACCGGGAAGTCAGCAATGCCGTGCCTAACAGTATCCGCATTAAAACCGACAGCGATACCAACCAGCAGTGTCTGGAGTTTATGCCGGTCAAAGCCAGTACCAGTTATACCACTATTCCCATGCTCGGCTCTTCCGGTTTGTCTATGCAGGTAGTGCCCTTTAGAGGTGAAAACGGGCAATTTTTTAACTGTCCGCTTTGTTTTTATGCCATTACCGTTTACCCTCTCGACAGCTCAGAGATTTATATCGATGTTAATAATGTCCCCTTACCGACATCGGGACAAACTGTGGGCATTAACTCCTTTTTTACACCGGCCCCCCCTGACGACAGCTTATGGAATTTACCGTTAAAAGGAGACCCTCCGGGGTTTACCTTCACCCGCTCATCGCCGACACAAAGGGCTTATATTTTTGATGATCCCGTTGCCTACTGCGTCGATAATAATCGCTTGTTCCGTTATGAAGGGCACGGCGTCAGCCAGAACCAGGAGTTGGTACCGCCGACTCCTGCGGTGCTTATGGCGGAAAATATCGTGGATATCGATGCCGCCGATTTGCCCTTTTCCCTTGAGGTGCCGACCCTGCAACGAAATGCCCTGGTCAATGTAAAGCTCACTTTTGAGCGCGACGATGAACAAATTGTCTTTGATCATGCCATTCATCTAAAAAATGTGCGATAA